A genomic region of Caulobacter sp. NIBR2454 contains the following coding sequences:
- the rpsD gene encoding 30S ribosomal protein S4, producing the protein MSKRHSAKYKIDRRMGENIWGRPKSPVNQRQYGPGQHGQRRKSKISDFGLQLRAKQKLKGYYGNLTEKQFSRTYEEAARRKGNTSENLIGLLESRLDAIVYRSKFVPTVFAARQFVNHGHVLVNGKRVNIASYRVKAGDVVSVRERSRNMALVLEALQSGERDTPDYITMDTKAMSATFVRAPELAEVPYPVKMEPNLVVEFYAS; encoded by the coding sequence ATGTCCAAGCGCCATAGCGCCAAGTACAAAATCGACCGCCGTATGGGCGAAAACATCTGGGGCCGTCCGAAGTCCCCGGTGAACCAGCGCCAGTACGGCCCCGGCCAGCACGGCCAGCGTCGTAAGTCCAAGATCTCCGATTTCGGCCTGCAGCTGCGCGCCAAGCAAAAGCTGAAGGGCTACTACGGCAACCTGACTGAAAAGCAGTTCAGCCGCACCTACGAGGAAGCCGCCCGCCGCAAGGGCAACACCTCGGAAAACCTGATCGGCCTGCTGGAATCGCGTCTGGACGCCATCGTCTACCGCTCCAAGTTCGTGCCGACCGTGTTCGCCGCCCGTCAGTTCGTCAACCACGGCCACGTGCTGGTGAACGGCAAGCGCGTCAACATCGCGTCCTACCGCGTGAAGGCCGGCGACGTGGTTTCGGTGCGCGAGCGTTCGCGCAACATGGCCCTGGTGCTGGAAGCCCTGCAGTCGGGCGAGCGCGACACGCCGGACTACATCACCATGGACACCAAGGCGATGTCCGCCACGTTCGTCCGCGCCCCGGAACTGGCCGAAGTGCCGTATCCGGTGAAGATGGAGCCGAACCTCGTGGTCGAATTCTACGCTTCGTAA
- a CDS encoding serine hydrolase domain-containing protein, translating into MILVLLALAAAPTAAFAETAPATIALNKGGLAIAEIDDGKTALRVSGDRDEEKGLPLQADTVMYAASLTKFTFAYMVMQLVDEGLVDLDTPIDRYMKKPLPEYEKYADLAGDERWRKLTFRILLSHTTGFANFRFVEPDEKLRFHWDPGTRYGYSGEGINLAQFVLEEGLGLDVGKEMQRRVFDRLGMTRTSTTWRADFAENVAQGYTTDGTMVPHRKRGSTRAAGSMDTTIEDYSRFVTGFMRGEGLSAKARAEMLKPQIAITSRSQFPTLSDDKAPADKAHLKLSAGLGVVVYDGPKGRIFLKGGHDDGTDNMLICDDAAKRCFLGLSNTNEAQAWYVRLANRYLGLKETQTPWWWEYSASSKGFGS; encoded by the coding sequence ATGATTCTTGTACTGCTCGCCCTCGCGGCCGCTCCGACCGCGGCCTTCGCCGAGACAGCCCCTGCGACCATCGCCCTGAACAAGGGCGGCCTGGCGATCGCCGAGATCGACGATGGCAAGACGGCTCTACGCGTTTCCGGCGATCGGGACGAAGAAAAGGGTCTGCCATTGCAGGCGGACACGGTCATGTACGCCGCGTCGCTGACCAAGTTCACCTTCGCCTATATGGTCATGCAGTTGGTGGATGAAGGGCTGGTCGATCTCGACACCCCTATCGACCGGTACATGAAGAAGCCGCTGCCTGAGTACGAGAAATACGCCGATCTCGCCGGTGACGAGCGGTGGCGCAAACTGACGTTCCGCATCCTGCTGAGCCACACCACAGGCTTCGCCAATTTCCGCTTCGTGGAGCCCGACGAGAAGTTGCGCTTCCACTGGGATCCGGGGACCCGCTACGGCTATTCCGGCGAGGGGATCAACCTCGCCCAGTTCGTACTGGAGGAAGGGTTGGGCCTGGATGTGGGCAAGGAGATGCAGCGGCGCGTCTTCGACCGCTTAGGCATGACGCGAACCAGCACCACCTGGCGTGCTGATTTCGCCGAGAATGTCGCCCAAGGCTACACGACCGACGGTACGATGGTTCCGCACCGCAAGCGCGGCTCGACTCGCGCGGCGGGCTCGATGGACACCACGATCGAGGACTACAGCCGCTTCGTGACCGGCTTCATGCGTGGCGAGGGCCTGTCAGCCAAGGCGCGGGCGGAAATGCTCAAGCCTCAGATCGCCATCACCTCACGCAGCCAATTCCCCACCCTTTCCGATGACAAGGCGCCGGCGGACAAGGCGCATCTGAAGCTGTCGGCGGGGCTGGGAGTGGTCGTCTATGACGGCCCCAAGGGCCGCATCTTCCTCAAGGGCGGCCATGACGACGGCACAGACAACATGCTGATCTGCGATGATGCGGCGAAGCGCTGCTTTTTGGGCCTCAGCAATACTAACGAGGCTCAGGCTTGGTACGTACGCCTGGCCAACCGCTATCTCGGCCTGAAGGAAACCCAGACTCCGTGGTGGTGGGAGTACAGCGCCTCCTCCAAGGGCTTTGGCTCCTAG
- a CDS encoding acyl-CoA thioesterase, with protein sequence MSRAFEAPAGAFSLLVTASESDIDANGHVNNVVYLRWAQDIAIAHWESKTTPEERAPWTWVARRHEIDYRRELLPGETATVRTWVGELKGPRFERYVRIDGPDGEMCAQSRTDWALVNVASRRPARVPDWMVERFKL encoded by the coding sequence GTGAGCCGGGCGTTCGAGGCGCCCGCCGGCGCCTTTTCGCTTCTTGTGACAGCGTCGGAATCCGACATCGACGCCAACGGCCACGTGAACAACGTGGTCTATCTGCGCTGGGCGCAGGACATCGCCATCGCCCACTGGGAATCCAAGACCACGCCGGAGGAGCGCGCGCCCTGGACCTGGGTCGCCCGCCGCCACGAGATCGACTACCGCCGCGAGCTTCTGCCCGGCGAGACCGCCACGGTCCGCACCTGGGTCGGCGAGTTGAAGGGTCCGCGCTTCGAGCGCTATGTCCGCATCGACGGCCCCGACGGCGAGATGTGCGCCCAGAGCCGCACCGACTGGGCCCTGGTCAACGTCGCGTCCCGCCGTCCCGCCCGCGTCCCCGACTGGATGGTGGAGCGGTTTAAGCTCTAA
- the grxD gene encoding Grx4 family monothiol glutaredoxin: MTDVAADTAVHAFIAKTVADNQVVLFMKGVPEQPRCGFSSVVVQILDHLGVDFVGVDVLQSDELRDGIKTYTDWPTIPQLYVKGEFVGGADIIREMFQTGELRPFMVEQGVLTA; the protein is encoded by the coding sequence ATGACCGACGTCGCCGCCGACACCGCCGTTCACGCGTTCATCGCCAAGACCGTGGCCGACAACCAGGTCGTGCTGTTCATGAAGGGCGTGCCCGAGCAGCCGCGCTGCGGGTTCTCCTCGGTCGTGGTGCAGATCCTCGACCACCTGGGCGTCGACTTCGTCGGCGTCGATGTCCTGCAAAGCGACGAGTTGCGCGACGGCATCAAGACCTACACCGATTGGCCGACCATCCCGCAGCTCTACGTGAAGGGTGAGTTCGTCGGCGGCGCTGACATCATCCGCGAGATGTTCCAGACCGGTGAGCTCCGCCCGTTCATGGTCGAACAGGGCGTGCTGACGGCGTGA
- a CDS encoding BolA family transcriptional regulator, whose product MPMPAETLEARLRAAFPDAVIEITDLAGDGDHYKARIISEQFAGLPRVRQHQLVNRALADVLGGELHALALETAAPAQ is encoded by the coding sequence ATGCCCATGCCCGCCGAGACGCTTGAAGCGCGCCTGCGCGCCGCTTTCCCCGACGCGGTGATCGAGATCACCGACCTGGCGGGGGACGGCGACCATTACAAGGCGCGGATCATCTCCGAACAGTTCGCGGGCCTGCCGCGCGTGCGTCAGCATCAGCTGGTCAACAGGGCGTTGGCCGATGTGCTGGGCGGCGAGCTGCACGCCCTGGCGCTGGAGACCGCCGCTCCGGCGCAATAG
- a CDS encoding VOC family protein encodes MQLLVNIDVPDLEAATAFYRDGLGLTVGRRFGKMAVEMIGGSSPLYLLKKAAGSVGAAEDKRRYERHWSPVHLDFIVEDVDAASARAVAAGAKVEQGAEDTPYGRLALFADPFGHGFCLLQFTGAGYDAIAD; translated from the coding sequence TTGCAGCTGCTCGTCAACATCGACGTCCCCGACCTGGAGGCCGCCACGGCCTTCTATCGCGACGGTCTCGGCCTGACGGTCGGACGGCGGTTCGGGAAGATGGCGGTGGAGATGATCGGCGGCTCCTCGCCCCTGTACCTGCTCAAGAAGGCGGCCGGCAGCGTCGGCGCGGCCGAGGACAAGCGGCGCTATGAACGCCACTGGTCGCCGGTGCATCTGGACTTCATCGTCGAGGACGTGGACGCCGCCAGCGCCCGCGCGGTCGCGGCAGGCGCCAAGGTCGAGCAGGGCGCAGAAGACACGCCCTATGGCCGCCTGGCCCTGTTCGCCGATCCTTTCGGTCACGGCTTTTGCCTGCTGCAATTCACCGGCGCCGGCTACGACGCCATCGCGGACTAA
- the purL gene encoding phosphoribosylformylglycinamidine synthase subunit PurL — protein sequence MTATAQKSMADTALEFGLKREEYELVLKRLGREPNLVELGVFSVMWSEHCSYKSSRKHLGKFPTTGPKVICGPGENAGVVDIGDGQAVIFKMESHNHPSYIEPYQGAATGVGGIMRDVFTMGARPIALLNALRFGDPSHPKTKRLVQGVVAGIGGYGNCVGVPTVAGETNFHPGYNGNILVNAMCVGLADADKIFYSAAPSAGLPVVYFGSKTGRDGIHGATMSSAEFTEDSEEKRPTVQVGDPFAEKLLIEATLELMASGAVAAIQDMGAAGLTSSSVEMAGKGGVGIELNMDAVPQREEGMTAYEMMLSESQERMLAVLKPGREQDGYAIFEKWGLDAAVIGVTTDTGRMVLKHHGEVVCDLPLAPLFDDAPLYDRPWVQPALGDFIDPGSVPAPANWEEAVLKIMSCPDVASKRWLWEQYDRHVMADTIEDSATGADSGVIRVHGTDKGLAVTSDCTPRYVQADPYEGGKQAVAEAWRNLTAVGSDPIAITDNLNFGNPERPEIMGQIVRAIEGMAEACRELDFPVVSGNVSLYNETNGVAIPPTPTVGAVGLLANYDLAANFASMGDGDTLIVIGQNHGHLGASLYLREILGREEGSPPPVDLQLERRTGDFVRALIQEGAITCVHDLSDGGLAVGAAEMALASDVGVNLKANSATHAHPFLFGEDQARYLVATPDPQDILTRAEAAGLHASVVGKAGGYAFASEGLFSIPLPKLRETHEGWMPAYMGG from the coding sequence ATGACCGCGACCGCCCAAAAATCCATGGCCGACACGGCCCTCGAATTCGGCCTCAAGCGCGAGGAGTACGAGCTCGTACTCAAGCGTCTCGGCCGGGAGCCCAACCTCGTCGAGCTGGGCGTCTTTTCGGTGATGTGGAGCGAGCACTGCTCCTACAAATCCTCGCGAAAGCACCTGGGCAAGTTCCCGACCACGGGCCCCAAGGTGATCTGCGGTCCGGGCGAGAACGCCGGCGTCGTCGACATCGGCGACGGCCAGGCGGTGATCTTCAAGATGGAGAGCCACAACCACCCGTCCTATATCGAGCCCTATCAGGGCGCGGCGACGGGCGTGGGCGGCATCATGCGCGACGTGTTCACCATGGGCGCGCGTCCGATCGCCCTGCTGAACGCCCTGCGCTTTGGCGATCCTTCGCATCCCAAGACCAAGCGCCTGGTTCAGGGCGTGGTGGCCGGCATCGGCGGTTACGGCAACTGCGTGGGCGTGCCCACCGTGGCCGGCGAGACAAACTTCCACCCCGGCTACAACGGCAACATCCTGGTCAACGCCATGTGCGTGGGCCTGGCCGACGCCGACAAGATCTTCTACTCGGCCGCGCCGTCGGCGGGCCTGCCCGTGGTCTATTTCGGCTCCAAGACCGGCCGTGACGGCATCCATGGCGCGACCATGTCCTCGGCCGAGTTCACCGAGGATTCCGAAGAGAAGCGCCCCACGGTCCAGGTCGGCGATCCCTTCGCGGAAAAGCTGCTGATCGAAGCGACCCTTGAGCTGATGGCCAGCGGCGCGGTCGCCGCCATCCAGGACATGGGCGCGGCGGGCCTGACGTCATCGTCTGTCGAAATGGCTGGCAAGGGCGGCGTCGGCATCGAACTGAACATGGACGCCGTACCGCAGCGCGAAGAGGGCATGACCGCCTACGAGATGATGCTCTCGGAAAGCCAGGAGCGCATGCTGGCGGTCCTGAAGCCGGGTCGTGAGCAGGACGGATACGCCATCTTCGAAAAGTGGGGTCTGGACGCCGCCGTGATCGGCGTGACCACCGACACCGGCCGCATGGTCCTGAAGCACCACGGCGAGGTCGTGTGCGACCTGCCGCTGGCCCCGCTGTTCGACGACGCGCCGCTCTATGATCGTCCGTGGGTACAGCCCGCGCTTGGAGACTTCATCGACCCGGGCTCGGTTCCCGCGCCAGCCAACTGGGAAGAGGCGGTGCTGAAGATCATGTCCTGCCCGGATGTGGCGTCCAAGCGCTGGCTCTGGGAGCAGTACGACCGCCACGTCATGGCCGACACCATCGAGGACAGCGCCACGGGCGCGGACTCCGGCGTCATCCGCGTCCACGGCACCGACAAGGGCTTGGCGGTCACGTCCGACTGCACCCCTCGCTATGTGCAAGCCGACCCTTATGAGGGCGGCAAGCAGGCGGTGGCGGAGGCGTGGCGCAACCTGACCGCGGTCGGGTCCGATCCCATCGCCATCACCGACAACCTCAACTTCGGCAATCCCGAGCGGCCCGAGATCATGGGCCAGATCGTGCGCGCCATCGAAGGCATGGCCGAGGCCTGCCGCGAGCTGGACTTCCCGGTCGTGAGCGGGAATGTGTCGCTCTACAACGAGACCAACGGCGTCGCCATTCCGCCGACCCCGACGGTCGGGGCCGTAGGCCTGTTGGCCAACTATGACCTGGCCGCCAACTTCGCCTCCATGGGCGACGGCGACACCCTGATCGTCATCGGCCAGAACCATGGCCACCTGGGCGCCAGCCTTTATCTGCGCGAGATTCTTGGCCGTGAGGAAGGCTCCCCGCCGCCGGTGGACCTGCAGCTGGAGCGCCGCACGGGCGACTTCGTCCGCGCCCTGATCCAGGAAGGCGCGATCACCTGCGTCCACGACCTGTCGGACGGCGGCCTGGCGGTCGGCGCGGCCGAGATGGCCCTGGCGTCCGATGTCGGGGTGAACCTGAAGGCCAACTCCGCCACCCACGCCCACCCCTTCCTGTTCGGCGAGGACCAGGCGCGTTATCTGGTCGCCACGCCGGATCCGCAGGACATCCTGACCCGCGCGGAGGCCGCCGGCCTACACGCCAGCGTGGTCGGCAAGGCCGGGGGCTACGCCTTCGCGTCCGAGGGCCTGTTCTCGATCCCGCTGCCCAAGCTGCGCGAGACGCACGAGGGTTGGATGCCGGCCTATATGGGCGGCTGA
- the purQ gene encoding phosphoribosylformylglycinamidine synthase subunit PurQ, with translation MKAAVVVFPGSNCDRDCKVAVERSTGAQVDMVWHKDTSLPDDLDLIVLPGGFSYGDYLRCGAMAVQSPVMREVIAAANRGVAVVGICNGFQMLTEAGLLPGALLRNEKLKYICKPVGLDVVNAQTRFTAAFQGQREAVMTIGNGEGNYFADEETLDRLEGEGLVVFRYQDNPNGSARDIAAIMNPKGNVLGIMPHPDRAFEPELGSADGALLFQSVMNSV, from the coding sequence ATGAAAGCCGCCGTCGTCGTATTCCCCGGATCCAACTGTGACCGCGACTGCAAGGTCGCCGTCGAACGCTCCACCGGAGCGCAGGTGGACATGGTCTGGCACAAGGACACGTCCCTGCCGGACGACCTGGATCTGATCGTCCTGCCGGGCGGTTTCTCCTACGGCGACTACCTGCGGTGCGGCGCCATGGCGGTGCAGAGCCCGGTGATGCGCGAAGTGATCGCCGCCGCCAATCGCGGCGTCGCCGTGGTGGGCATCTGCAACGGCTTCCAGATGCTGACCGAGGCGGGGCTGCTGCCCGGCGCCCTGCTGCGCAACGAGAAGCTGAAGTACATCTGCAAGCCGGTCGGCCTGGATGTCGTCAACGCCCAGACCCGTTTCACCGCAGCCTTCCAGGGCCAGCGTGAAGCGGTCATGACCATCGGCAACGGCGAGGGCAACTACTTCGCCGACGAGGAGACCCTGGATCGCCTGGAGGGCGAGGGCCTGGTGGTCTTCCGCTATCAGGACAACCCCAACGGCTCGGCGCGCGACATCGCCGCCATCATGAACCCCAAGGGCAACGTGCTGGGCATCATGCCCCACCCTGATCGGGCGTTTGAGCCGGAGCTCGGCTCGGCCGACGGCGCACTGCTGTTCCAGAGCGTGATGAACAGCGTCTGA
- a CDS encoding aminotransferase class V-fold PLP-dependent enzyme, translating into MSVARRQFLFGAGVAMAAGAAAAQETPVSTATSALPAATPGAPDWNAIRAQFQTAPDQINMSAMLIATHPKPVRAAIDQFRRELDWRPVTYLENNNRRLQGYSRAAGGRYLGVEGRQVALTDSTTMGAALVYSGLKLRPGDEILTTHQDYYVTHESLRHAAVRNGAVIKRISLYDDINAVSEPQMVGRLINSITPRTRVLALTWVHSSTGLKIPVAAISNALKAVNAGRQEPDQIILVLDGVHGFGNQDADMNSLGCDIFVAGCHKWLFGPRGTGVIAANDRGWAAMRPTIPSFVDSSAWGAWINNAPLPDHSNGVMMSPGGFKAFEHIWAIPAAVEFHEKIGKANVANRTTQLASQLKEGLAAMPHVRLVTPRQPGLSAGIVSFDVDGLSADGAVHALRQRRVIASAAPYAVQHVRLTPSIMNTPADVDATLAEVRALKSV; encoded by the coding sequence ATGAGCGTCGCACGCAGGCAATTTCTGTTCGGGGCCGGCGTGGCCATGGCCGCCGGCGCGGCGGCGGCTCAGGAGACGCCCGTCAGCACGGCGACAAGCGCCCTTCCCGCTGCAACGCCTGGCGCTCCCGACTGGAACGCCATCCGCGCCCAGTTCCAGACCGCGCCCGACCAGATCAACATGAGCGCCATGCTGATCGCCACCCACCCCAAGCCGGTGCGGGCGGCGATCGACCAGTTCCGTCGCGAGCTGGACTGGCGGCCCGTCACCTATCTGGAAAACAACAACCGCCGCCTGCAGGGTTACAGCCGCGCGGCCGGTGGCCGCTATCTGGGCGTCGAGGGGCGGCAGGTCGCCCTGACCGACAGCACCACCATGGGCGCGGCCCTGGTTTATTCGGGCCTGAAGCTGCGGCCCGGCGACGAAATCCTGACCACCCATCAAGACTACTATGTCACCCACGAATCCCTGCGCCATGCCGCCGTGCGCAATGGCGCAGTGATCAAGCGCATCTCGCTCTATGACGACATCAATGCGGTGTCCGAACCGCAGATGGTCGGACGACTGATCAATTCGATCACGCCCCGCACGCGGGTGCTCGCCTTGACTTGGGTGCATTCCAGCACCGGCCTGAAGATCCCCGTCGCGGCGATCTCCAACGCTCTCAAGGCGGTGAACGCCGGACGGCAGGAGCCGGACCAGATCATCCTGGTGCTCGACGGCGTTCATGGGTTCGGCAACCAGGACGCCGACATGAACAGCCTGGGCTGCGACATCTTCGTGGCCGGCTGCCACAAGTGGCTGTTTGGGCCGCGCGGTACAGGCGTGATCGCGGCGAACGACCGGGGCTGGGCCGCCATGCGCCCCACGATTCCCAGCTTCGTTGACAGCAGCGCATGGGGCGCATGGATCAACAACGCTCCCCTTCCCGACCACTCCAACGGGGTGATGATGTCGCCCGGCGGTTTCAAAGCGTTCGAGCACATCTGGGCCATACCCGCCGCCGTCGAGTTCCACGAGAAGATCGGCAAGGCCAACGTCGCCAACCGCACCACCCAGTTGGCCAGTCAGCTGAAGGAAGGCCTGGCGGCCATGCCGCACGTGCGCTTGGTGACGCCTCGTCAGCCTGGCCTGTCGGCGGGGATCGTGTCGTTCGACGTTGACGGCCTGTCGGCGGACGGCGCGGTGCATGCCTTGCGCCAGCGCCGTGTGATCGCCTCGGCGGCGCCCTACGCCGTGCAGCACGTGCGCCTGACGCCCAGCATCATGAACACGCCCGCCGACGTGGATGCGACCTTGGCGGAAGTTCGAGCCCTCAAGAGCGTATAG
- a CDS encoding DUF3291 domain-containing protein — translation MSAKHQLAQVNIGRLRAPVDSPMIKDFVDNLDRINALADTSPGFVWRLKGYGDNATDLAPYEDPLIAMNMSVWTDIPSLGAFVYRSAHVEIMRRRREWFEHMDVFQALWWVPAGHEPTIEEAKEKLALLEAHGPTPAAFTFRNPFPSPSEAVVKPVLDECA, via the coding sequence ATGAGCGCGAAACACCAACTGGCGCAGGTCAATATCGGCCGCCTGCGCGCGCCCGTGGACTCGCCGATGATCAAGGACTTCGTCGACAACCTCGACCGCATCAACGCGCTGGCGGACACGTCTCCCGGCTTCGTGTGGCGGCTGAAAGGCTACGGCGACAACGCCACCGACCTGGCGCCCTACGAAGACCCGCTGATCGCGATGAACATGTCGGTCTGGACCGACATCCCGTCGCTGGGCGCGTTCGTCTATCGCAGCGCCCATGTGGAGATCATGCGCCGCCGCCGCGAGTGGTTCGAGCACATGGATGTCTTCCAGGCCCTGTGGTGGGTCCCGGCCGGCCACGAGCCGACGATCGAGGAGGCCAAGGAGAAGCTGGCCTTGTTGGAGGCCCATGGCCCCACCCCCGCGGCCTTCACTTTCCGCAACCCCTTCCCGTCGCCTAGCGAGGCGGTGGTTAAACCGGTGCTGGATGAGTGCGCCTGA
- the purS gene encoding phosphoribosylformylglycinamidine synthase subunit PurS translates to MKAKVHVFLKPGVLDVQGKAVEGALHGLGWADVKNVRVGKTIEFDVADSANAEAEVKAMCDKLLANTVIESYRIELA, encoded by the coding sequence ATGAAAGCCAAGGTCCACGTCTTCCTGAAGCCCGGCGTCCTCGACGTTCAGGGCAAGGCTGTCGAAGGCGCCCTGCATGGTCTGGGTTGGGCGGACGTCAAGAACGTGCGCGTCGGCAAGACCATCGAATTCGACGTGGCCGACAGCGCCAACGCCGAGGCCGAGGTGAAGGCCATGTGCGACAAGCTGCTGGCCAACACGGTCATCGAAAGCTACCGCATCGAACTGGCCTAA
- the purC gene encoding phosphoribosylaminoimidazolesuccinocarboxamide synthase has translation MTTRRKKIYEGKAKILYEGPEPGTLIQYFKDDTTAFNAQKKAILEGKGVINNRISEYVMTRLNAIGVQNHFIRRLNLREQLIKEVEIIPLEVVVRNVAAGSLSTRLGLAEGTALPRSIIEFYLKDDKLGDPMVAEEHITAFNWAATQEIDDMMAMALRVNDYLSGMFGAVGITLVDFKIEFGRVYEGDFSRVILADEISPDSCRLWDSVTNEKLDKDRFRRDLGNVIESYTEVARRLGIMKEMPTVIQGGVH, from the coding sequence ATGACCACCCGCCGCAAGAAGATCTACGAAGGCAAGGCCAAGATTCTGTACGAGGGTCCTGAGCCGGGCACCCTGATCCAGTACTTCAAGGACGACACCACCGCCTTCAACGCCCAAAAGAAAGCCATCCTCGAGGGCAAGGGCGTCATCAACAACCGCATCAGCGAATATGTGATGACGCGCCTGAACGCCATTGGCGTGCAGAACCACTTCATCCGCCGCCTGAACCTGCGCGAGCAGCTGATCAAGGAAGTCGAGATCATCCCGCTGGAGGTGGTGGTCCGCAACGTGGCGGCCGGCAGCCTGTCCACCCGTCTGGGCCTGGCCGAAGGCACCGCCCTGCCCCGGTCGATCATCGAATTCTACCTCAAGGACGACAAGCTCGGCGATCCGATGGTCGCCGAAGAGCACATCACCGCCTTCAACTGGGCCGCGACCCAGGAGATCGACGACATGATGGCCATGGCCCTGCGGGTGAACGACTACCTGTCAGGCATGTTCGGCGCCGTCGGCATCACGCTGGTGGACTTCAAGATCGAGTTCGGCCGCGTTTATGAAGGCGACTTCAGCCGCGTGATCCTGGCCGACGAGATCAGCCCCGACAGCTGCCGGCTTTGGGACTCGGTCACCAACGAAAAGCTGGACAAGGATCGCTTCCGCCGCGATCTGGGCAATGTCATCGAAAGCTACACCGAAGTCGCCCGTCGCCTCGGCATCATGAAAGAGATGCCGACGGTGATCCAGGGCGGCGTCCACTAG
- a CDS encoding DUF1476 domain-containing protein, whose product MTTFDDREQAFERKFALDAEQEFKASARRNRLLGEWAAALMGLGSVEEYAKAVVKSDLEQPGDEDVLRKVFEDLKGSGLSVSEGEVRQKMDELLAVARDQIRNA is encoded by the coding sequence ATGACCACCTTTGACGACCGCGAGCAGGCATTTGAGCGCAAGTTCGCCCTGGACGCCGAACAGGAGTTCAAGGCCAGCGCACGCCGCAACCGCCTGCTGGGCGAGTGGGCCGCCGCTCTGATGGGGCTCGGCTCCGTCGAGGAATACGCCAAGGCCGTTGTGAAGTCCGACCTGGAGCAGCCGGGCGACGAAGACGTCCTGCGCAAGGTCTTCGAGGACCTTAAGGGTTCGGGCCTGTCGGTGTCCGAAGGTGAAGTTCGCCAGAAGATGGACGAACTGCTGGCCGTGGCCCGCGACCAGATCCGCAACGCTTAA
- a CDS encoding 2OG-Fe(II) oxygenase family protein — translation MAAELRLNPALDWRPFAETYAREGVVQIPNVLTPDAAEAVAQILERATPWRLALSDARGAEEVLDQPTLARMPRETLAAKVQETVQRATENFAYVYLCYPMISGLLEGKEPDLPIHAVTEWLNSRELLDFGQNVIGRTDITKADAQASFYRAGDFLSLHDDTGQGERRAAYTLGFTRRWRPDWGGQLLFHDGEGQIERGFTPGFNVLTLFNVPRAHSVAPVAAYAGAPRHSIVGWLRNDPPFKART, via the coding sequence ATGGCCGCCGAGCTGCGCCTAAACCCGGCTCTCGACTGGCGGCCCTTCGCCGAGACCTATGCCCGCGAGGGCGTGGTTCAGATTCCCAACGTGCTGACGCCCGACGCGGCCGAAGCCGTGGCGCAGATACTGGAGCGGGCCACACCCTGGCGGCTGGCCCTGTCGGACGCCCGCGGGGCCGAAGAGGTCCTCGACCAGCCCACCCTGGCCCGGATGCCGCGCGAGACCCTGGCCGCCAAGGTGCAGGAGACGGTGCAGCGGGCGACCGAGAACTTCGCCTATGTCTATCTTTGCTACCCGATGATCAGCGGGCTGCTGGAAGGCAAGGAGCCCGACCTGCCGATCCATGCGGTGACCGAGTGGCTGAATAGTCGGGAACTTTTGGATTTCGGCCAGAACGTTATCGGCCGCACCGACATCACCAAGGCCGACGCACAAGCGAGCTTCTATCGCGCCGGAGACTTCCTCTCGTTGCACGACGACACGGGCCAGGGCGAGCGGCGGGCGGCCTACACACTGGGCTTCACGCGCCGCTGGCGGCCCGACTGGGGCGGCCAGCTGCTGTTCCATGACGGCGAGGGCCAAATCGAGCGCGGCTTCACGCCGGGCTTCAACGTGCTGACCCTGTTCAATGTCCCCCGCGCCCATTCGGTGGCGCCGGTGGCGGCTTATGCGGGCGCGCCGCGCCATTCCATCGTCGGATGGTTGCGCAACGACCCGCCGTTCAAGGCCAGAACCTAG